One stretch of Gadus macrocephalus chromosome 12, ASM3116895v1 DNA includes these proteins:
- the tmem161a gene encoding transmembrane protein 161A, translated as MALMGIQLVVSLLAASIMQRMAPHCSFARWLLCNGSLFRFKHPSEGELCALAGKLIPKPSKRDRRQNGENKPLTVPKDIDLHLDKTPVNALDALVLRFFLEYQWLIDFALYAAGVFLFTEIYGTVVDTSKEVNIGAIWCVLTVLFSLRSLHTLMKHYFRSDEGGERSVCLAFGFLSLLVAMLVLVVREDYLEFGLDSGFASAFDNLEVFAKQQGYADWSIPVTKLTVKLGLAAICAFIGALLAFPGLRLAQTHLDAVQLNSDRPLIQMCLHIGFLSPVIIVLLWIKPIARDFLANAPMGKTSITLVSSEAFDSVRLWVIVTLCVIRLLLTRYHLQAYLNLAQKWVEQMKKEAGRIATIDIQRKVTRVSCYLTVVTLQYLIPILIILFSTLAFKALGEFSWGLYPDQTPGVTPALFIPTPAPVLPVVGLEDDEDGAEDPEEDIQATVARLTEAFAALRTVLTPLFFRGFFAFLTWWTAACQVISSLFGIYFHQYLMQN; from the exons ATG GCGCTCATGGGGATTCAGCTGGTGGTCAGCTTGCTGGCTGCCAGTATTATGCAGAGAATGGCACCCCATTGCTCCTTTGCCCGCTGGCTTCTGTGTAACGGCAG TTTGTTCCGGTTCAAACACCCTTCGGAAGGGGAGTTGTGTGCGCTGGCTGGGAAGCTCATTCCCAAGCCCAgcaagagagacag GAGACAGAATGGGGAAAATAAACCACTCACGGTGCCAAAAGACATCGACCTTCACCTGGACAAAACTCCCGTCAATGCCCTTGACGCGCTGG TGTTGCGCTTTTTCCTGGAGTACCAGTGGTTGATAGACTTTGCCCTGTATGCGGCTGGGGTGTTCCTGTTCACCGAGATCTATggcaccgtggtggacaccagCAAAGAGGTTAACATCGGAGCCATCTGGTGTGTCCTCACCGTGCTGTTTTCCCT GCGGTCTCTGCACACCCTCATGAAACACTACTTCCGCTCGGACGAGGGCGGCGAGCGCTCGGTGTGCCTGGCCTTCGGCTTCCTGTCCCTACTGGTGGccatgctggtgctggtggtgcgcGAGGACTACCTGGAGTTCGGCCTGGACTCGGGCTTCGCCAGCGCCTTCGACAACCTGGAGGTGTTCGCCAAGCAGCAGGGCTACGCCGACTGGTC AATCCCTGTAACCAAACTCACAGTGAAGCTCGGTCTGGCTGCTATCTGTGCCTTCATCGGTGCCCTGTTGGCCTTCCCGGGACTCAGATTGGCTCAGACTCATTTGGATGCTGTCCAGCTGAACTCAGACCGCCCCCTCATCCA GATGTGTCTGCATATAGGATTCCTGTCGCCTGTGATCATCGTTCTTCTGTGGATCAAACCCATCGCCAGAGACTTCCTGGCCAACGCACCGATGGGGAAGACGTCCATCACACT ggtgtCCAGTGAGGCCTTCGACAGCGTGCGTCTGTGGGTCATcgtgactctgtgtgtgattCGCCTGCTGCTGACTCGCTACCACCTGCAGGCCTACCTCAACCTGGCCCAGAAGTGGGTGGAGCAGATGAAGAAGGAGGCGGGCCGCATCGCCACCATCGACATCCAGAGGAAG GTGACCCGCGTGTCCTGCTACCTGACGGTGGTCACCCTGCAGTACCTCATCCCCATCCTGATCATACTCTTCTCCACGCTGGCCTTCAAGGCCCTGG gcgAGTTCTCCTGGGGGCTGTACCCCGACCAGACCCCCGGGGTCACGCCCGCCCTCTTCatccccacccccgcccccgtgCTGCCGGTGGTGGGCctggaggacgacgaggacgggGCCGAGGACCCGGAGGAGGACATCCAGGCCACGGTGGCCCGGCTGACGGAGGCCTTCGCCGCGCTGCGCACGGTGCTCACGCCCCTCTTCTTCAGGGGCTTCTTCGCCTTCCTCACCTGGTGGACGGCCGCCTGCCAGGTCATCAGCTCCCTGTTCGGCATCTACTTCCACCAGTACCTCATGCAGAACTGA
- the tmem221 gene encoding transmembrane protein 221, which produces MPPSYSHRSVIVLSLLGILSAFASVLSVILIFQLHSQQKTVKESPRDTSIVPAHVWDVLLPVSTVLSALSLTLNLSSVVVCLLHSYFSTEICSGEQDTERADWFLLESRAVRHVAIGLFCLGVSVYLAAMSLYMLLLFEVETGIASACVLSSGILILLIVVIHSVVKSSQTASHDQHPRLNTLFQNQHGGIGGAPFPQPVELKVGVDQPRMHRGQPELQRQTSYPPCPPPKQHEPLPAQLYSPARVSQGHSGGEKDGYSSGGSSSRMHRTPSAELLQVPTKPWNGVNNEMRSVLARKGKDSTLV; this is translated from the exons ATGCCGCCCAGCTACAGCCATCGTTCTGTCATCGTTTTATCCCTCCTGGGAATTCTGTCGGCTTTCGCGTCCGTTTTATCCGTCATCCTGATCTTCCAGCTCCACTCCCAGCAGAAGACAGTGAAGGAGTCCCCCCGGGATACCTCCATCGTGCCGGCTCATGTCTGGGACGTCCTACTGCCTGTGTCCACGGTGCTCTCGGCGTTGTCGCTCACCCTCAACCTGAGCTCAGTAGTGGTGTGTCTCCTTCACAGTTACTTTTCAACAGAGATATGCAGCGGAGAACAAGACACAGAAAG AGCGGACTGGTTCCTGCTGGAGAGCAGGGCGGTGCGGCATGTGGCAATTGGACTGTTCTGTCTCGGGGTGTCTGTGTACCTGGCAG CCATGTCCCTCTACATGCTGCTGTTGTTCGAGGTTGAGACGGGCATCGCCAGCGCGTGCGTCCTCTCCTCGGGCATCCTGATCCTGCTGATCGTGGTCATCCACTCTGTGGTGAAATCCTCCCAGACCGCCAGCCACGACCAGCACCCCCGGCTCAACACTCTGTTCCAGAACCAGCACGGCGGTATCGGCGGAGCCCCCTTCCCCCAGCCCGTGGAGCTCAAAGTGGGGGTGGACCAACCGCGCATGCACCGCGGCCAGCCTGAGCTCCAGAGGCAGACGTCCTACCCACCCTGCCCGCCCCCGAAACAGCACGAGCCGCTCCCGGCTCAGCTGTACTCGCCGGCCAGGGTGTCCCAGGGCCACAGCGGGGGGGAGAAGGACGGCTacagcagcggcggcagcagctccCGGATGCACAGGACCCCGTCGGCCGAGCTGCTGCAGGTCCCGACCAAGCCGTGGAACGGGGTCAACAACGAGATGAGGAGCGTCCTGGCACGCAAGGGGAAAGACTCAACGCTGGTGTGA
- the borcs8 gene encoding BLOC-1-related complex subunit 8 isoform X2: MEDQEMQLKVKRVSDKFTESMYVLANEPSVALYRLQEHVRRSLPELVQHKTDMQSWEEQSQGAIYSVEYACSAVKSMANSTVYFKSIDGLLRQAISMKEQISNSQGRRKRGVEPGAVKEAGEKHGSGQ, encoded by the exons ATGGAAGACCAGGAGATGCAGCTGAAAGTAAAACGAG TCTCCGACAAGTTCACGGAGAGCATGTACGTCCTGGCCAACGAGCCCTCAGTGGCCCTGTACAGGCTGCAGGAGCACGTCCGCAGGTCGCTGCCAGAGCTGGTGCAACATAAA ACTGATATGCAAAGCTGGGAGGAGCAGAGTCAAGGAGCCATATACAGTGTGGAGTATGCATGCAG TGCAGTGAAGAGCATGGCCAACAGCACCGTGTATTTTAAAAGCATAGATGGCCTCCTCCGCCAAGCGATCAGCATGAAGGAGCAAATAAGCAACTCTCAAGGACGCAG gaaAAGGGGCGTGGAGCCGGGGGCGGTGAAAGAAGCGGGAGAGAAGCACGGCTCTGGGCAGTGA
- the borcs8 gene encoding BLOC-1-related complex subunit 8 isoform X1: MEDQEMQLKVKRVSDKFTESMYVLANEPSVALYRLQEHVRRSLPELVQHKTDMQSWEEQSQGAIYSVEYACSAVKSMANSTVYFKSIDGLLRQAISMKEQISNSQGRSSLDVIPAPSPPAPSPSSQTIPS; this comes from the exons ATGGAAGACCAGGAGATGCAGCTGAAAGTAAAACGAG TCTCCGACAAGTTCACGGAGAGCATGTACGTCCTGGCCAACGAGCCCTCAGTGGCCCTGTACAGGCTGCAGGAGCACGTCCGCAGGTCGCTGCCAGAGCTGGTGCAACATAAA ACTGATATGCAAAGCTGGGAGGAGCAGAGTCAAGGAGCCATATACAGTGTGGAGTATGCATGCAG TGCAGTGAAGAGCATGGCCAACAGCACCGTGTATTTTAAAAGCATAGATGGCCTCCTCCGCCAAGCGATCAGCATGAAGGAGCAAATAAGCAACTCTCAAGGACGCAG CTCACTTGATGTGAtcccagcccccagcccccccgccccttcTCCATCCTCCCAAACCATTCCCTCATGA
- the rfxank gene encoding DNA-binding protein RFXANK isoform X2 — MQLIQLRAMDDIGEGLSKVQNEGSNSSLPDPKELGLHDVSLLVSQENTDVDDEGLIKHSTSLTNRQRGNELTFLPATLDCLSIHQLAAQGDVCQVAVHLNKDCSLLNKQDDRGFTPLMWAAAFGEKAVVDYLLAENGGTPILYAVRGNHIQCVQELLDRGADLTIESDSGYSPTALAVALGHKKIQKVLEEHVLQLYSPDDEMKERFLSLARRKDLCE, encoded by the exons ATGCAACTTATTCAATTGCGGGCAATGGATGATATTGGAGAAGGGTTATCAAAGGTTCAAAATGAAGGTTCAAATTCCTCCCTCCCGGATCCCAAAGAACTAGGTTTACATG ATGTGTCGTTGTTGGTGTCTCAGGAGAACACGGATGTGGACGACGAGGGTCTGATCAAACACTCCACCAGCCTCACCAACAGGCAGCGGGGGAACGAGCTCACATTCCTCCCAGCAACGCTAGACT GTCTGTCCATACACCAGTTGGCAGCTCAGGGAGATGTTTGCCAGGTTGCCGTACATCTCAATAAAG ATTGTTCTCTGCTCAACAAACAAGATGATAGGGGCTTCACTCCCCTCATGTGGGCGGCTGCGTTTGGGGAGAAAGCTGTGGTGGATTACCTCTTGGCGGAG aacggtGGAACCCCCATTCTTTACGCGGTGAGAGGGAACCATATCCAGTGTGTTCAGGAACTCTTAG ACAGAGGTGCAGACCTGACCATTGAATCCGACTCAGGGTACAGTCCAACAGCCTTGGCGGTCGCCCTAGGACATAAAAAGA TCCAGAAAGTGTTGGAGGAACACGTTCTACAACTTTACAGTCCAGATGACGAAATGAAGGAAAGATTCCTGTCGTTGGCACGAAGGAAAGATTTGTGTGAATAA
- the rfxank gene encoding DNA-binding protein RFXANK isoform X1, with product MQLIQLRAMDDIGEGLSKVQNEGSNSSLPDPKELGLHDVSLLVSQENTDVDDEGLIKHSTSLTNRQRGNELTFLPATLDCLSIHQLAAQGDVCQVAVHLNKDCSLLNKQDDRGFTPLMWAAAFGEKAVVDYLLAEGADPKTVAWERESALTLASMGGFVDIVKSLLALGVDINTYDWNGGTPILYAVRGNHIQCVQELLDRGADLTIESDSGYSPTALAVALGHKKIQKVLEEHVLQLYSPDDEMKERFLSLARRKDLCE from the exons ATGCAACTTATTCAATTGCGGGCAATGGATGATATTGGAGAAGGGTTATCAAAGGTTCAAAATGAAGGTTCAAATTCCTCCCTCCCGGATCCCAAAGAACTAGGTTTACATG ATGTGTCGTTGTTGGTGTCTCAGGAGAACACGGATGTGGACGACGAGGGTCTGATCAAACACTCCACCAGCCTCACCAACAGGCAGCGGGGGAACGAGCTCACATTCCTCCCAGCAACGCTAGACT GTCTGTCCATACACCAGTTGGCAGCTCAGGGAGATGTTTGCCAGGTTGCCGTACATCTCAATAAAG ATTGTTCTCTGCTCAACAAACAAGATGATAGGGGCTTCACTCCCCTCATGTGGGCGGCTGCGTTTGGGGAGAAAGCTGTGGTGGATTACCTCTTGGCGGAG GGAGCAGACCCCAAAACTGTTGCATGGGAACGAGAGAGTGCATTAACCCTGGCGAGCATGGGAGGTTTTGTGGACATTGTGAAGTCCCTGCTTGCCCTTGGGGTGGACATTAACACGTATGACTGG aacggtGGAACCCCCATTCTTTACGCGGTGAGAGGGAACCATATCCAGTGTGTTCAGGAACTCTTAG ACAGAGGTGCAGACCTGACCATTGAATCCGACTCAGGGTACAGTCCAACAGCCTTGGCGGTCGCCCTAGGACATAAAAAGA TCCAGAAAGTGTTGGAGGAACACGTTCTACAACTTTACAGTCCAGATGACGAAATGAAGGAAAGATTCCTGTCGTTGGCACGAAGGAAAGATTTGTGTGAATAA
- the nr2c2ap gene encoding nuclear receptor 2C2-associated protein, with amino-acid sequence MATSLICRETQSRVSSTLNRDAKQFGKKYMFDSNEETCWNSDQGENQWVALEFPKNVKMSELKVQFQGGFSGRTCRLEGCVSGGEFTALSQFYPEDNNSTHSFPIQEVPAVSRLKIVFEDSSDFFGRIIVYSLEILGEQAS; translated from the exons ATGGCTACATCGTTGATATGCCGAGAAACACAGAGCAG GGTGAGTTCCACACTTAACAGAGATGCTAAGCAGTTTGGAAAGAAGTATATGTTTGACTCCAACGAAGAAACGTGCTGGAACTCCGACCAG GGGGAGAACCAGTGGGTTGCTCTAGAGTTTCCAAAGAATGTCAAGATGTCAGAATTGAAGGTCCAATTCCAGGGAGGATTTTCCGGGAGAACGTGTCGACTAGAAG GATGCGTGAGTGGTGGTGAGTTTACAGCACTCAGCCAGTTTTACCCTGAAGACAACAATTCC ACCCACAGCTTTCCCATACAGGAAGTTCCTGCAGTCAGCCGGCTAAAAATAGTATTTGAGGACAGCAGTGACTTTTTTGGGAGAATCATCGTTTATTCTTTGGAGATCCTCGGGGAGCAAGCTTCATGA
- the LOC132468777 gene encoding uncharacterized protein LOC132468777, whose protein sequence is MDDIRAAAVSVVVDAFIENENKIVALLNKLQDEEAQEHRRRKRVVAVAMAMLRSKKRNNVHSGTEWKLMLAMDDPTFVQNFRITKTQFKVLQGYLEEGGLRSDHFQGLPPLPVPKKVLIFLWYMAHQYCFREISNKFNVSRSSAHRTVFRVLTIMSALGPAFVSWPTGRNEKSVSAASFERACGLEDVIGVIDSCHIRIQKPRVRGEDYKNKRNYCSILLQGIVDVEGRFINVFAGIPGKVHDARMLRSSTFFEEWQEKMGEYRLLGDAAYIGQAFPFIVSPLRGIGALTDADLRHNTDVSRGKFVVEQAFGRMKCKWRRIRDLQNTRPGTGVKIILAACYLHNFAQGASVACDEHPHGCPIEEDANE, encoded by the exons ATGGACGACATCAGGGCAGCGGCTGTCTCGGTAGTAGTGGACGCTTTCATAGAAAACGAGAACAAGATTGTGGCTCTTCTAAACAAGCTCCAGGATGAGGAGGCACAAGAACATAGAAGACGCAAACG GGTTGTGGCTGTGGCTATGGCTATGCTGCGGTCCAAGAAACGGAACAACGTCCATTCTGGCACAGAGTGGAAGTTGATGCTGGCTATGGATGACCCCACATTTGTTCAGAACTTCAGAATCACAAAAACCCAGTTTAAGGTCCTGCAAGGGTACCTAGAGGAGGGTGGTCTGCGCAGTGACCACTTCCAAGGTCTGCCTCCCCTACCTGTTCCCAAGAAGGTGCTCATATTCCTTTGGTACATGGCCCACCAGTACTGCTTCCGGGAGATATCTAACAAGTTCAACGTCTCGCGTTCATCAGCGCACCGCACCGTATTCCGAGTGCTGACCATCATGTCCGCCCTTGGCCCGGCTTTTGTCTCTTGGCCTACAGGCAGAAATGAGAAGAGTGTGTCTGCCGCCAGCTTCGAACGCGCATGTGGCCTTGAGGATGTCATAGGAGTGATCGATAGCTGCCACATCAGGATCCAGAAGCCACGGGTCAGAGGAGAGGACTACAAGAACAAGAGGAACTACTGCTCGATTCTCCTCCAGGGGATTGTTGACGTTGAGGGCCGCTTCATCAACGTTTTTGCTGGAATCCCTGGCAAAGTGCATGACGCAAGGATGCTGCGCTCATCCACATTTTTCGAGGAATGGCAGGAGAAGATGGGGGAGTACCGTCTGCTGGGCGACGCTGCTTACATCGGTCAGGCTTTCCCCTTCATCGTCTCCCCCCTGCGAGGCATCGGGGCCCTCACAGACGCAGACCTTCGTCACAACACCGACGTCAGCCGGGGTAAGTTCGTCGTTGAGCAGGCATTCGGAAGGATGAAGTGCAAGTGGAGGCGCATCAGAGACTTGCAGAACACGCGCCCCGGCACTGGGGTGAAGATCATCTTGGCTGCGTGTTACCTTCACAACTTTGCCCAAGGTGCCTCGGTAGCATGTGATGAACACCCACATGGATGTCCAATAGAGGAAGATGCCAATGAGTAG